In Dreissena polymorpha isolate Duluth1 unplaced genomic scaffold, UMN_Dpol_1.0 chrUn001, whole genome shotgun sequence, one DNA window encodes the following:
- the LOC127863118 gene encoding regucalcin-like isoform X1 codes for MHNSVRALPRFVGAGCQRALNKITERAGHCKRFSSLISLPVKVEAVAERTCQTYGQGVKWHELQRHVLYMDSKAGYIHRWNAETSESDKHMFHDHTTMFLPVDKDKYMVSIGPRLCKFEWMGRRITPLVTVDDTKRIRLSDGSCDALGRVWFGTSHVAYAAADAPTKGALLCLEPDGALRKHADGVNVSGRVAWSLDRKTMFYVDPVARQIAAYDFDIDLGKICHRRVLVDLAGKNSLSRWGYPTDIAVDSDCNLWVTCCMTGRIVKFDPSTGTELNSVSIPSLRPTSLCFGGDHMDEIFVTTSRLGASDKELEQFPLSGSLFRVTGHGARGLLENRAPSF; via the exons ATGCACAATTCTGTTAGAGCCTTACCGAGGTTCGTAGGAGCGGGATGCCAGAGGGCGCTGAACAAGATTACAGAGCGGGCTGGACACTGTAAAAG GTTTAGTTCACTGATTAGCCTGCCAGTTAAGGTAGAAGCGGTTGCAGAGCGCACCTGTCAAACGTACGGACAAGGAGTGAAATGGCACGAGCTACAGCGCCACGTGTTGTACATGGATTCCAAAGCCGGATATATCCATAGATGGAACGCAGAGACAAGTGAAAGCGACAAGCACATGTTCC ACGACCATACGACAATGTTTCTGCCTGTTGATAAAGACAAGTACATGGTCAGCATCGGCCCGCGGCTGTGCAAGTTCGAGTGGATGGGGCGAAGAATCACTCCACTGGTAACTGTGGACGACACCAAGCGGATCCGACTGAGCGACGGAAGTTGCGACGCGTTGGGAAGAGTGTGGTTTG GAACCAGCCACGTTGCGTATGCTGCAGCCGACGCTCCGACAAAAGGCGCTCTTTTATGTTTGGAACCAGACGGCGCGCTCCGCAAGCACGCTGATGGCGTTAACGTTTCCGGACGCGTAGCTTGGTCTTTGGATCGCAAGACTATGTTCTACGTTGACCCTGTCGCTCGCCAGATCGCGGCATACGACTTTGACATCGACTTGGGAAAAATTT GTCATCGACGTGTGTTGGTGGATCTAGCCGGCAAAAACAGCCTGTCTCGGTGGGGCTACCCGACGGATATTGCCGTTGACTCTGACTGCAATCTATGGGTGACCTGCTGCATGACAGGCCGGATCGTCAAATTCGACCCCTCCACGG GGACAGAACTGAATTCCGTGAGCATTCCGTCACTGCGTCCCACTTCCCTCTGTTTTGGAGGCGACCATATGGATGAGATATTCGTCACCACATCGCGCCTGGGGGCCTCAGATAAGGAACTAGAGCAATTTCCTCTGTCTGGTTCCCTGTTTCGGGTGACTGGTCATGGAGCGCGCGGTCTCTTGGAAAACCGGGCGCCGTCATTTTAA